The Populus alba chromosome 6, ASM523922v2, whole genome shotgun sequence genomic interval TAACATTAGGTATAAATCACAGATAATAtcgatatttttaattatgccaCTCGCGGGACTCTCGTGATCATCTTTCACTTCACTCTCCACCAcctaacctaaaaataaaaaattaaaaaaaacccctcaAATCTTGAATGCTCAGTTACTAAGGGGGCCATGAATATTATCAACCATGCATGTTCCATCACTCTACTCTTATCACCAAAATCATGTCCCTTGCTTCTACGTTGAGTCACAATTACATTACCCTCGCAACCAAGGCACCAACCAAATCAATCCTCACATTTAATCCAATCACCATTTTACCCTCACCAAAATCACCCACTCTTTTTTCGCACAGCAAACTTTTAGACCCAATATTGTCCCGAAAATGTTGATTTGGACGGACATCACCTGCATGGCAAGTGCCAGATCCAATCCCATTTGTTTCCATCTGCTCATACCTGGGGCGTCAGGAACGACGTCGCTACAGCAACACTAGCAGGGTCCTTGCAGCTTAATACTCTAAGCAGCCTACAAGAGCCCTTGCTAATAGAACTCTGGCTAACCGGCGCCTTCTTGCCGTCGGTATCAACAGGCGGGAACATGGTCATCGAACAATTACGGCGAACTTGCCGGCTTTTTATATCGCTAAGGTCCATCTCTGTAGGAGGCTTAACCACCCCGAGCATCAGCAGATACCATCGGGGCTTTGAGGTCGTCCTCTTAACTTCACCTCTTGCATGGATACTCTTTAATGATGAACTTCTTTCAATATCCAATTCCGGTGAAAATTTCTTAGAGCTAGGAAACCTTTCAAGGTTGCGATAATCCAGAGACCGACTGTTTCTCATGAGTGCAATATTATTCTTGGTACTACTCGAACGACTTCCAGAACTTTTCAACTCGGATAAAGACTCGCATCGGCGACGAAAAGAAATGCGTTGTTGGTCTTCTTTAGTTTGATTTTGGGGAGTAAAGTAGGGCTCAATGAAGGGAACGAGCTTACCATGAAAGATAATGTCTTCAGCTGAACTCATCTCTGAGCTTAGGTCGCTAAAGAACTCGAAGAATTCGGCAGGCTCCGATGATGGTCTTGCACTA includes:
- the LOC118032488 gene encoding uncharacterized protein, whose translation is MGDYTNLHRDREQEHDRDRDRDREEEEEALSLCDLPLQGRNKESPDVAAHNSARPSSEPAEFFEFFSDLSSEMSSAEDIIFHGKLVPFIEPYFTPQNQTKEDQQRISFRRRCESLSELKSSGSRSSSTKNNIALMRNSRSLDYRNLERFPSSKKFSPELDIERSSSLKSIHARGEVKRTTSKPRWYLLMLGVVKPPTEMDLSDIKSRQVRRNCSMTMFPPVDTDGKKAPVSQSSISKGSCRLLRVLSCKDPASVAVATSFLTPQV